A DNA window from Paraflavitalea devenefica contains the following coding sequences:
- a CDS encoding ABC transporter permease — translation MFKNYITTAWRNITRYKMFAAINVFGLSLGISACLVIFLITRFELSFDNYHPGKERIFRIVSDMYSSKFGEDHGSSIPTPAPFAIRSEIAGLETVAVFHDYVATVTIPDNGLPVKKFAKPQHGEEQNSDIVVTEPQYFDIFHYDWLAGNPAALKEPYTVVLTESKARQYFGEHTPGEILNKTIIYNDSINVRIAGIVKDPGKNTDFFFRDFISFTTLKKDVAFESWNDVHTNEQVFVKLANNVPPAQINAKLANLVNRHYKETKDNKRTWLLQPLSTIHFDARYSDAYSKKVHLPTLYGLMAIALFILVLAVINFITLSTAQSIDRAKETGIRKICGSTVTGLVVRFLGETFILTGLAIALAVAGIYPLLAAFKSFIPEGVTFSFFRLSTWLFLLAVGLFTALLAGIYPAKVLSSSKPAINLKGSGMQQWNRRGYFIKGLIVFQFTISMVFIIGTLVTGNQMKYMLNKDLGFTKDAIISIQTNLDYAADKKEVLAEKIRQLPAVESVSLSEGTPLAKLHFFNPLIYKGGKEEKGAAGILEWGDEHFLPLYDIKIIAGRNIQPCDSIKEFLVNESGIKALGFTKPEDAVGKMVETIVPPSTPGPPVGFVKRPIVGVMADFHSQSLHESVKPVIFTTSREFTRLINIKLQTSGKQLSHFKAAISTIEKCWKEVYPDDPFNYTFFDETIAKFYEKEKQTARLMNIAMVVSICISCLGLFGLAALTARRRTKEIGIRKVLGAGIGQIVFILSKDTIKLLLIAMVIASPIAWYGMNQWLNGFAFRITINWWIFVLAGAIAIFIAFSTVSYQSIKAALANPVAALRSE, via the coding sequence ATGTTTAAAAACTACATTACTACCGCCTGGCGCAATATTACCAGGTATAAGATGTTTGCTGCTATCAATGTTTTTGGGCTTTCCCTGGGTATTAGCGCCTGCCTGGTTATTTTCCTCATCACCAGGTTTGAATTAAGTTTCGACAACTATCATCCCGGAAAAGAAAGAATCTTCAGGATCGTTAGTGACATGTATTCGTCAAAGTTTGGAGAAGATCATGGCAGCAGCATCCCTACCCCTGCTCCATTTGCCATACGGAGTGAGATCGCCGGCCTTGAAACGGTAGCTGTATTTCATGATTACGTTGCAACGGTAACCATACCCGATAATGGGCTGCCTGTAAAAAAGTTCGCAAAGCCCCAACATGGAGAAGAGCAAAATTCGGATATTGTAGTTACCGAACCACAATACTTCGACATTTTTCACTATGACTGGCTCGCCGGCAATCCGGCTGCTTTAAAAGAACCTTATACAGTGGTGCTTACCGAAAGTAAAGCCCGGCAGTATTTTGGGGAACATACGCCAGGTGAAATCCTGAATAAAACAATTATTTATAACGATTCAATAAATGTTAGAATAGCCGGCATTGTAAAAGATCCCGGCAAAAACACTGATTTCTTTTTCAGGGATTTTATTTCCTTTACTACACTCAAAAAAGACGTTGCTTTTGAATCCTGGAATGATGTTCATACGAACGAGCAGGTATTTGTTAAGCTGGCCAACAACGTTCCACCAGCTCAAATCAATGCCAAGCTGGCAAACCTTGTAAACAGGCATTATAAAGAAACAAAAGACAACAAAAGAACCTGGCTGTTACAGCCTTTGTCAACGATTCATTTTGATGCAAGGTACAGCGATGCATATAGCAAGAAAGTGCATTTGCCAACCCTGTATGGCTTAATGGCCATAGCTTTGTTTATTCTTGTCCTTGCTGTTATTAATTTCATTACGCTATCCACTGCACAATCTATTGACAGGGCAAAGGAAACCGGTATCCGTAAGATCTGTGGAAGTACAGTCACCGGACTTGTTGTAAGGTTTCTGGGAGAAACTTTTATATTGACCGGGTTAGCGATTGCCTTGGCAGTTGCAGGCATATATCCCCTTTTAGCTGCTTTTAAGTCTTTTATACCGGAAGGCGTTACCTTTTCTTTTTTTCGTTTATCAACCTGGCTGTTTTTATTAGCGGTTGGCCTGTTCACTGCCCTGCTGGCCGGTATATACCCTGCGAAGGTTTTGTCTTCTTCAAAGCCTGCCATCAACCTGAAAGGTTCCGGAATGCAGCAATGGAACCGGCGTGGTTATTTTATTAAAGGGTTGATTGTATTTCAGTTTACGATTTCCATGGTGTTTATTATAGGAACCCTGGTAACCGGCAACCAGATGAAATATATGCTGAACAAAGACCTTGGCTTTACCAAAGACGCTATCATTAGCATACAAACGAATCTCGATTATGCGGCTGATAAAAAAGAGGTGCTGGCAGAAAAGATCAGACAATTACCAGCCGTTGAGTCGGTAAGCCTAAGCGAAGGAACCCCTCTTGCAAAGCTGCATTTTTTTAATCCCCTGATATATAAAGGAGGCAAAGAAGAAAAGGGCGCGGCTGGTATACTGGAATGGGGCGATGAGCATTTTTTGCCATTGTATGATATAAAAATAATCGCTGGCCGTAATATTCAGCCATGCGATTCAATAAAAGAATTCCTGGTAAATGAAAGTGGTATAAAAGCATTAGGTTTTACAAAGCCGGAAGATGCAGTGGGCAAAATGGTGGAAACAATAGTTCCTCCAAGTACTCCTGGTCCTCCTGTTGGTTTTGTAAAACGCCCCATTGTTGGCGTAATGGCTGACTTTCATTCACAATCTTTACATGAGTCTGTAAAGCCGGTTATTTTTACTACCTCCAGAGAGTTTACAAGACTCATAAATATAAAGTTACAAACCAGCGGAAAACAGTTGAGCCATTTTAAAGCTGCTATTTCAACAATTGAAAAGTGCTGGAAAGAAGTTTATCCCGACGATCCGTTTAATTATACTTTTTTTGATGAAACGATTGCTAAATTTTATGAAAAGGAAAAGCAAACTGCCAGGCTGATGAACATCGCCATGGTGGTTTCCATTTGTATTTCCTGCCTGGGTCTGTTTGGACTGGCCGCGCTTACTGCCCGGCGGCGCACCAAAGAAATAGGTATCCGGAAAGTGCTGGGAGCAGGAATTGGACAAATTGTTTTCATACTCAGTAAGGACACCATTAAACTGCTATTGATAGCTATGGTAATTGCCTCGCCGATTGCCTGGTATGGGATGAATCAGTGGCTGAATGGTTTTGCTTTTCGAATTACTATAAACTGGTGGATATTCGTACTGGCCGGTGCTATTGCTATTTTCATTGCGTTCAGTACAGTAAGCTATCAATCGATCAAAGCGGCTTTAGCCAACCCGGTCGCAGCTTTACGAAGCGAATAG
- a CDS encoding type II toxin-antitoxin system VapC family toxin: MRNLFIDTNIIIDVLANRQPFSEASSRLFDYAEKGKLNLFISALSYSNIYYIIKKTCSHKEMISLLRDLEELTETLDVTKQIISKSLNSDFKDFEDSIQYYTATSNKKITGIVTRNVKDYKNSELTVWTPDEVLSAIDSPGS; encoded by the coding sequence ATGAGAAATCTATTCATTGACACAAACATTATAATAGATGTTCTGGCAAACAGGCAACCTTTTTCGGAGGCTTCTTCACGGCTTTTTGACTATGCGGAAAAGGGAAAGCTTAATCTATTCATTTCTGCATTATCCTACTCGAATATTTATTACATCATAAAGAAAACTTGTTCCCATAAAGAGATGATTTCCTTGCTTCGTGATCTTGAAGAGCTAACAGAAACATTAGATGTGACAAAGCAAATAATTTCGAAGTCTTTGAACAGCGATTTCAAAGATTTCGAAGATTCTATTCAATACTATACAGCTACATCCAATAAGAAGATTACCGGTATTGTGACAAGGAATGTGAAAGATTATAAGAACAGTGAATTAACTGTGTGGACACCAGATGAGGTGTTAAGTGCCATTGATAGCCCCGGTAGCTAA
- a CDS encoding DUF6364 family protein, protein MTTKLTLTIEQDVIRTAKSYAQKKGRSLSDLVENYLKTLASKDSSSEELSPRVKRLVGAVKLPKDFNYKQALQEGIQKKHGK, encoded by the coding sequence ATGACAACTAAATTAACCTTAACAATAGAGCAAGACGTCATTCGGACTGCAAAATCTTATGCCCAAAAAAAGGGTAGAAGTCTTTCAGATCTGGTCGAGAACTATTTAAAGACATTGGCAAGCAAAGACTCCTCATCCGAAGAACTATCTCCCCGCGTCAAGAGATTAGTAGGAGCAGTCAAACTTCCAAAGGATTTTAACTATAAGCAAGCATTGCAGGAGGGTATTCAGAAAAAGCACGGCAAATGA
- a CDS encoding alpha/beta hydrolase has translation MKKVFYTLLSLIPVFLISCDKTENDGASTSLTDLQNIQYGVAPDSGGVQTQLLLDIYFPPVATTAHKYPLVLFTHGGGFIQGDKADTKTICSALADSGFVVASINYRLGWRTGTSSCSGDTLNKRLAAYRAIQDANAALRFLVSKAGEYAIDENYVFIGGGSAGAGTSLMTTYITNPVAQQIAAQEYVALGPVNTSGNLLTTAFVIKGIVNMWGALPDSTLITSSAAVPMISFHGTSDNVVPYDFGYSNNCPNYQMEYGSACLSRRLYAANKPFWLRLKTGGGHGPDLYAPGFTVPKIADFFRKIIKGENIESKVWVD, from the coding sequence ATGAAAAAGGTTTTTTACACGCTTCTTTCATTAATTCCCGTTTTCCTTATTTCCTGCGACAAGACAGAAAACGATGGTGCTTCAACATCATTAACCGATTTGCAAAACATTCAATATGGCGTAGCTCCTGACAGCGGCGGCGTTCAAACACAATTGCTTTTGGATATTTATTTCCCTCCCGTGGCTACTACGGCTCATAAATACCCGCTGGTATTATTCACACATGGTGGCGGCTTTATTCAGGGCGATAAAGCCGATACGAAAACGATTTGCAGCGCTCTGGCCGATTCGGGGTTTGTGGTGGCAAGTATTAACTACCGGTTAGGATGGAGAACCGGAACCAGTAGCTGCAGTGGCGATACGCTGAATAAAAGGCTGGCTGCTTATAGAGCCATCCAGGACGCTAATGCGGCGCTACGTTTCCTGGTTTCAAAAGCCGGTGAATATGCCATTGACGAAAACTATGTGTTTATTGGCGGTGGCAGCGCCGGTGCCGGCACATCGTTAATGACCACGTATATTACCAATCCGGTGGCACAGCAAATAGCCGCACAAGAATATGTAGCGCTTGGCCCGGTAAATACCAGCGGCAACCTGCTTACTACCGCATTTGTTATTAAAGGTATTGTCAATATGTGGGGCGCCTTGCCTGATTCAACCCTGATTACTTCTTCTGCTGCCGTTCCTATGATCTCCTTTCATGGCACCAGCGACAATGTGGTTCCTTATGATTTTGGATACTCAAACAATTGTCCTAACTACCAGATGGAATATGGTTCGGCCTGCCTTAGCCGCAGACTTTATGCAGCCAACAAACCGTTCTGGTTAAGATTAAAAACCGGTGGCGGCCATGGCCCCGATTTATATGCTCCCGGTTTTACGGTGCCAAAAATTGCTGATTTTTTCAGGAAAATTATCAAAGGTGAAAATATAGAGAGTAAGGTGTGGGTGGATTAG
- a CDS encoding OmpA family protein — MKNILLLIGFVVVVAVTQAQFPKKILDKAKEKVDKKIDNATKGKEDKNNKEAKDTIDTPVTNTNQPASFKTYSKYDFIPGEKVIGFEDFSTGIIGDFPTGWNTDASAEIVTIEGKPGRWLWLTKRGIFTPEFPGPFPEDFTFEFDLLHGIPINGANFTVAIAELSNIDQPQYWANASNQFTVELSTANTGTEAGITRFLGRKKASSDVQNVSDAPNLNDKNNPVHISIWRQKERVRVYVNEQKIWDIPKASAKDAQFNSIVFSVVYAEEVVKHFIGNLRLAVGAPDTRNKMLTQKKWVTHGILFDVNSDKIKPESYGTLKEMANVLTEYSDLKVKIIGHTDADGNDDSNLDLSKRRAAAVKATLAKEFNVDESRMETDGKGESEPIDKNDTPAGKANNRRVEFIKQ; from the coding sequence ATGAAAAATATACTGTTGCTCATCGGCTTTGTTGTTGTTGTTGCTGTAACACAAGCCCAGTTTCCTAAAAAAATACTGGATAAAGCAAAAGAAAAAGTTGACAAGAAGATAGATAATGCCACAAAAGGAAAAGAGGACAAAAATAACAAGGAAGCCAAAGACACAATTGATACGCCGGTTACTAATACAAATCAACCGGCTTCATTCAAAACGTATAGTAAATACGATTTTATACCGGGAGAAAAAGTGATCGGTTTTGAAGATTTTTCCACCGGCATCATAGGTGATTTTCCAACAGGGTGGAATACCGATGCATCGGCTGAAATTGTAACTATAGAAGGCAAACCAGGGCGCTGGTTATGGCTTACAAAGCGCGGCATTTTTACACCTGAATTCCCGGGACCTTTTCCTGAAGATTTTACATTTGAATTTGATCTGCTTCATGGCATACCAATCAATGGGGCAAATTTTACCGTTGCCATTGCTGAACTGTCCAATATTGATCAGCCTCAATATTGGGCCAATGCCTCCAACCAGTTTACAGTTGAATTGAGCACGGCTAATACAGGAACCGAAGCAGGAATAACGAGGTTCCTTGGAAGAAAGAAGGCTTCATCCGATGTTCAAAACGTGTCTGATGCCCCCAATCTGAATGATAAAAACAATCCGGTGCATATCTCTATCTGGAGACAAAAGGAAAGAGTAAGGGTTTATGTAAACGAGCAAAAAATATGGGACATACCTAAAGCATCCGCTAAAGATGCCCAATTCAATTCAATTGTCTTTTCTGTTGTCTATGCTGAAGAAGTGGTAAAACATTTCATTGGCAATCTCCGCCTGGCAGTTGGAGCACCTGATACCCGAAATAAAATGCTCACTCAAAAAAAATGGGTCACCCATGGAATTTTATTTGACGTGAATAGTGATAAAATAAAGCCGGAATCTTATGGAACCCTAAAAGAAATGGCTAATGTACTGACAGAATATTCTGATCTGAAAGTAAAAATTATTGGACATACTGATGCTGATGGCAATGACGACAGCAACCTCGATTTATCCAAACGCAGAGCGGCTGCCGTGAAAGCCACATTGGCAAAAGAATTCAACGTTGATGAAAGCCGGATGGAAACCGATGGAAAGGGCGAAAGCGAACCGATAGACAAAAATGATACCCCTGCGGGTAAAGCGAATAACAGGAGAGTGGAGTTTATAAAACAATAA
- a CDS encoding HpcH/HpaI aldolase family protein, which produces MKHIKTRLQQGETLNGCWLNLGSSVTAEIVGLSGFDWVLIDLEHGAGAEKDVLHQLQALEHTPAAAIVRTESAQRQRIHRVLDMGAEGIMCPRVTNAAEAKAIASDLHYPPQGSRGIAKMVRATGFGQHFSEYYKQERENILGIVQIETTEVLNHLDEIASLDGIDVLFIGPSDLSMALGVFGQFDHPLFKEALTATLHAAQKAGKATGILLPHPDDFTKYHDMGMHLIASGADGTFVAEGARNMANKLKDARGGAKTSKP; this is translated from the coding sequence ATGAAACATATAAAAACACGCCTCCAACAAGGAGAAACCCTCAATGGGTGCTGGTTGAATCTTGGCAGCTCCGTAACGGCAGAGATCGTCGGACTGTCCGGGTTCGATTGGGTACTGATCGACCTTGAACATGGAGCAGGAGCGGAAAAGGATGTACTGCACCAGTTGCAGGCCCTCGAACATACCCCTGCGGCAGCCATCGTAAGGACCGAAAGCGCCCAGCGGCAAAGGATACACCGGGTACTGGATATGGGAGCCGAAGGGATTATGTGCCCCCGCGTTACCAATGCAGCAGAGGCCAAAGCAATCGCCAGTGACCTGCATTACCCTCCGCAGGGAAGCAGGGGGATCGCTAAGATGGTCCGCGCTACCGGTTTTGGCCAACACTTTTCCGAGTATTATAAACAGGAAAGAGAAAATATCCTGGGCATTGTACAAATCGAAACCACCGAAGTATTGAACCATCTTGATGAAATAGCGTCGTTAGACGGTATTGATGTATTGTTCATCGGCCCTTCGGACCTTTCCATGGCATTGGGGGTCTTCGGCCAGTTTGATCATCCGCTTTTTAAAGAGGCGCTTACAGCCACCCTGCATGCCGCCCAAAAGGCCGGCAAGGCGACAGGCATATTGTTGCCCCACCCGGATGATTTTACAAAGTATCATGACATGGGGATGCACCTGATCGCGAGCGGTGCGGATGGAACTTTTGTGGCAGAGGGCGCCAGGAACATGGCCAATAAATTAAAGGACGCCAGGGGCGGCGCTAAAACCAGCAAGCCATGA